In Variovorax paradoxus, a single genomic region encodes these proteins:
- the ehuD gene encoding ectoine/hydroxyectoine ABC transporter permease subunit EhuD: MAAATFFQNAQDFLPILLQGAVVTVQVTVLAFLLSSALGLALALMKLSPVRALSWAGSVIVNVIRGLPIIVQLFYIYFVLPEFGVQLTAFQAGVIGLGIAYSAYQAENFRAGIEAVDPGQREAAQAMGMRSALIMRRVILPQAFRIALPPYGNTLVMMLKDSSLVSTITVAEMTRAGQLIASSTFQNMTVYTLVALLYLLMSLPLVYGLRRLEKRFAAGRKQP; encoded by the coding sequence ATGGCTGCTGCCACCTTTTTCCAGAACGCGCAGGACTTCCTGCCGATCCTGCTGCAGGGCGCCGTGGTCACCGTGCAGGTCACGGTGCTGGCTTTCCTGCTGAGCAGCGCGCTCGGCCTTGCGCTCGCGCTGATGAAGCTGTCGCCGGTGCGCGCGCTCTCGTGGGCCGGCTCGGTGATCGTCAACGTGATCCGCGGGCTGCCGATCATCGTGCAGCTCTTCTACATCTACTTCGTGCTGCCCGAGTTCGGCGTGCAGCTCACGGCCTTCCAGGCCGGTGTGATCGGCCTGGGCATCGCCTACTCGGCCTATCAGGCGGAGAACTTCCGCGCCGGCATCGAGGCGGTCGACCCGGGCCAGCGCGAAGCCGCGCAGGCCATGGGCATGCGCTCGGCGCTGATCATGCGGCGGGTGATATTGCCTCAGGCCTTTCGCATCGCGCTGCCGCCCTATGGCAACACGCTGGTGATGATGCTGAAGGACTCCTCGCTGGTCTCGACCATCACGGTGGCCGAAATGACGCGCGCCGGCCAGCTCATCGCCTCGTCGACCTTCCAGAACATGACGGTCTACACGCTGGTCGCCCTGCTCTACCTGCTCATGAGCCTGCCGCTGGTGTATGGCCTGCGGCGGCTCGAGAAGCGCTTCGCCGCCGGGAGAAAGCAACCATGA
- a CDS encoding amino acid ABC transporter ATP-binding protein, which translates to MIHVEGLEKRFGAHRVLQGVSLRVDKGEVVCLIGPSGSGKSTVLRCINGLESYEGGEVRAFGERVDRNAPGIHRLRSRMGMVFQRFNLFPHRTVLENVMEGPVHVLRQSAAQAREEALALLAKVGLAEKAQAWPAQLSGGQQQRVAIARALAMKPEAMLFDEPTSALDPELVGDVLGVMRALADEGMTMIVVTHEMGFAREVADRVCFLHSGSIVEEGPSAQVLGSPRQARTQDFLRRVLHPSGAAGNATEARA; encoded by the coding sequence ATGATCCACGTCGAAGGACTGGAAAAGCGCTTCGGCGCGCACCGCGTGCTGCAAGGCGTGAGCCTGCGCGTGGACAAGGGCGAGGTGGTGTGCCTGATCGGTCCCTCGGGCTCGGGCAAGTCGACCGTGCTTCGCTGCATCAATGGCCTGGAATCGTACGAGGGCGGAGAAGTGCGCGCCTTCGGCGAGCGGGTGGACCGCAACGCGCCCGGCATCCACCGGCTGCGCAGCCGCATGGGCATGGTGTTCCAGCGCTTCAACCTGTTCCCGCACCGCACCGTGCTGGAGAACGTGATGGAAGGCCCGGTGCACGTGTTGCGCCAGAGCGCGGCGCAGGCGCGCGAAGAAGCGCTGGCGTTGCTGGCCAAGGTGGGGCTGGCCGAGAAGGCACAGGCCTGGCCGGCGCAGCTCTCGGGCGGCCAGCAGCAGCGCGTGGCCATTGCCCGCGCGCTGGCCATGAAGCCCGAGGCCATGCTGTTCGACGAGCCCACCTCGGCGCTCGACCCCGAACTGGTCGGCGACGTGCTCGGCGTGATGCGCGCGCTGGCCGACGAGGGCATGACGATGATCGTGGTCACGCACGAGATGGGCTTCGCGCGCGAGGTGGCCGACCGCGTGTGCTTCCTGCACAGCGGCAGCATCGTCGAGGAGGGCCCTTCCGCGCAGGTGCTGGGATCCCCGCGCCAGGCGCGCACGCAAGACTTCCTGCGGCGCGTGCTGCATCCCTCGGGCGCCGCTGGCAATGCCACGGAGGCGCGCGCATGA
- a CDS encoding NAD(P)/FAD-dependent oxidoreductase, which produces MSGLAMPPSLWAATAPPAPATPPLTESRKADVLIVGGGFTGLSAALHLAEAGVRVCVLEAHEPGWGASGRNGGQVNPTLKHDPDELIRLYGCARAAPLIDAVSRSADLVFELIARHGIDCQPVRNGWLQVAYAPKDVASLHARAAQWARRGVQTQMLDRAAVAARLGTEAFAGGWLDGRAGGIQPLAYTRGLVRAAQGFGASVYGDTEVTALERRGTHWHASTSTGASVTAEQVVIATNGYTGTLWPRLQRTVLAANSFIVATEPLKGAAADAILPLGETASTSQRLLLYFRKDAQGRLLMGGRGHFADPSGPSDFSHLERSLELLFPQLGPLRYEYRWAGRIAVTRDFMPHVHNPAPGVTIALGYNGRGIALATSMGKHLAARLVDAGADFPYPVTPIRPIPLHGLQRFYVAGGVAWYSLLDRLA; this is translated from the coding sequence ATGAGCGGTCTTGCCATGCCGCCGTCGCTCTGGGCCGCCACCGCGCCGCCCGCGCCCGCGACGCCGCCGCTGACCGAGTCGCGCAAGGCCGATGTGTTGATCGTGGGGGGCGGCTTCACCGGGCTTTCGGCCGCGCTGCACCTGGCCGAAGCCGGCGTGCGGGTCTGCGTGCTCGAGGCGCATGAACCCGGCTGGGGCGCGTCGGGACGCAACGGCGGGCAGGTGAATCCCACGCTCAAGCACGACCCCGACGAGCTCATCAGGCTCTACGGCTGCGCGCGCGCCGCGCCGCTGATCGACGCGGTCTCGCGCTCGGCCGACCTGGTGTTCGAGCTGATCGCGCGCCACGGCATCGACTGCCAGCCGGTGCGCAACGGCTGGCTCCAGGTCGCCTACGCGCCCAAGGACGTGGCAAGCCTGCATGCGCGCGCCGCGCAGTGGGCCCGGCGCGGCGTGCAGACGCAGATGCTCGACCGCGCGGCGGTGGCCGCGCGGCTGGGCACCGAGGCCTTCGCGGGCGGCTGGCTCGACGGCCGCGCAGGCGGCATCCAGCCACTGGCCTACACACGCGGCCTGGTGCGCGCCGCACAGGGTTTCGGTGCCTCGGTGTATGGCGACACCGAGGTCACGGCGCTGGAGCGGCGGGGCACGCACTGGCACGCGAGCACCTCGACCGGCGCCAGCGTGACGGCCGAGCAGGTCGTCATTGCGACCAACGGCTACACGGGCACGCTGTGGCCGCGGCTGCAGCGCACGGTACTCGCCGCGAACAGCTTCATCGTCGCCACCGAGCCGCTGAAGGGCGCGGCGGCCGATGCCATCCTGCCGCTCGGGGAAACCGCCTCGACCTCGCAGCGCCTGCTGCTCTACTTCCGCAAGGACGCGCAGGGCCGGCTGCTGATGGGGGGCCGCGGGCACTTCGCCGATCCGTCCGGGCCTTCGGACTTCTCGCACCTGGAGCGATCGCTCGAGCTGCTTTTTCCGCAGCTGGGGCCGCTGCGCTACGAGTACCGCTGGGCCGGCCGCATCGCGGTCACGCGCGACTTCATGCCGCACGTGCACAACCCGGCGCCGGGCGTGACGATCGCGCTGGGCTACAACGGGCGGGGCATTGCGCTGGCCACGAGCATGGGCAAGCACCTGGCGGCGCGGCTCGTCGATGCGGGCGCGGATTTTCCGTACCCGGTGACGCCGATCCGGCCGATTCCGCTACACGGCCTGCAGCGCTTCTACGTGGCGGGCGGCGTGGCCTGGTACAGCCTGCTCGACCGGCTGGCCTGA
- a CDS encoding nuclear transport factor 2 family protein yields the protein MPIDTLATWHRLVKERDVAGLDALLDDEAVFHSPVVHKPQVGKAITQKYLAAAFQVFFNESFRYVRELKSANDAVLEFSLELDGIQINGVDMIKWNDVGRITEFKVMLRPLKAVNLIHQKMGAQLQAAQA from the coding sequence ATGCCGATCGACACACTCGCCACCTGGCACCGGCTCGTCAAGGAACGCGACGTGGCCGGGCTCGATGCCCTGCTCGACGACGAAGCCGTGTTTCATTCGCCGGTGGTGCACAAGCCCCAGGTGGGCAAGGCCATCACGCAAAAATACCTGGCGGCGGCGTTCCAGGTGTTCTTCAACGAGAGCTTCCGCTATGTGCGCGAACTCAAGTCCGCGAACGATGCGGTGCTGGAGTTCTCGCTCGAGCTGGACGGCATCCAGATCAATGGCGTGGACATGATCAAGTGGAACGACGTCGGCCGGATCACCGAATTCAAGGTGATGCTGCGCCCGCTGAAGGCGGTGAACCTGATCCACCAGAAGATGGGCGCGCAACTGCAGGCGGCCCAGGCCTGA
- a CDS encoding FHA domain-containing protein, with product MALFRNKRDGRSIVLRPVHAFGRRPSACQTVLKAPDVSQVHALVRWNSMAWEIVDQSRNGTTLNGERLPNGRWTALTLGAEVRMGLGDELAWTVQDLAPPVTCLFSGQGLGEPVVLNPRETLLPDAQQPEVNVYFHEGRWLLEHIDGIEHLSDGATVSTSRGAWEFVLCDDLESTSENAIAPAGPKAVDVALHFDVSQDEEHTSLSLLADGKSVSLGERIHHYTLVTLARVRQQDAERGVPPQSQGWIGLEDLSRMLGVEPSYVNIQIFRAKHQILNALPPSLGEPPLVERRRGNVRLGDYRFEIRGGAHRV from the coding sequence ATGGCTCTCTTCAGGAACAAGCGAGACGGTCGGTCCATCGTGCTGCGCCCCGTGCATGCCTTCGGCCGTCGTCCGTCGGCCTGCCAGACCGTGCTCAAGGCGCCCGATGTATCGCAGGTCCATGCGCTGGTCCGCTGGAACAGCATGGCCTGGGAAATCGTCGACCAGAGCCGCAACGGCACCACCCTGAACGGCGAACGCCTGCCGAACGGCCGCTGGACCGCCTTGACCCTGGGCGCCGAAGTGCGCATGGGCCTGGGCGACGAACTGGCCTGGACCGTGCAAGACCTGGCACCGCCCGTCACCTGCCTGTTCTCGGGCCAGGGGCTCGGCGAACCCGTGGTGCTGAACCCGCGCGAAACCCTGCTGCCCGACGCCCAGCAACCCGAAGTGAACGTGTATTTCCACGAGGGGCGCTGGCTGCTCGAGCACATCGACGGCATCGAGCACCTGAGCGACGGCGCCACGGTCAGCACCTCGCGCGGCGCCTGGGAGTTCGTGCTGTGCGACGACCTGGAGTCGACCTCGGAGAACGCCATCGCGCCGGCGGGGCCGAAGGCGGTCGATGTCGCGCTTCACTTCGACGTCAGCCAGGACGAGGAGCACACCAGCCTGAGTCTGCTGGCGGACGGCAAGTCGGTGTCGCTGGGCGAGCGCATCCACCACTACACCCTCGTCACGCTCGCGCGGGTGCGCCAGCAGGACGCGGAACGAGGCGTTCCGCCGCAAAGCCAGGGCTGGATCGGGCTGGAGGACCTGTCGCGCATGCTGGGCGTGGAGCCCTCCTACGTGAACATCCAGATCTTTCGCGCCAAGCACCAGATACTGAATGCGCTGCCGCCCAGTCTGGGGGAGCCGCCGCTGGTCGAGCGGCGGCGCGGCAACGTGCGCCTGGGCGACTACCGCTTCGAGATCCGGGGCGGGGCGCACCGCGTGTAA
- a CDS encoding TOMM precursor leader peptide-binding protein, with product MRDAAAPDLFGDVFQWHEKYLPPTVLRDRLLLLSENELLVLGSPGVMALERVLREGVSLATYCRDASAGALLAEMLHALGALLRQGLVRPVMLRGGEAYLLPDFSASHAPMAVSAHVDAISLTDAVGRGAALRWGQALAEEFDEAGDKVGDEAGLTIVFCDDYLDPRLGAIDARQRSKGRPWLLVKPAGEQAMVGPLFTPRPVDAEGDAGHAHEAPACWHCLSHRWLRNRPARAWWRARHGDLGSGPPVRAGASLVVERLDGLLAKARQMVAQRGDAQAVWTLDPLERNPVVARPQCPQCGTPGLMALVQHGRIAPVPGGPVASADGGWRTAPASATVERLSRHVGPLCGVIARVKPLNAESEDMLTVYRSEIFKTPPPFGDPAPGAWTQVCLGKGMSAAQSRASAMCEAVERYSAFYQGDEATVIAPAADLDAPCIAPTALARFSEHQKSQFDTEKPPHAVVSTDAQPQEPTWWAPAWSLTADARRYLPLAFCHAHAPAESQYHVTWTSNGCAAGNTVEEAILQGFLELVERDAAAIWWYGQVRRPAIDLDGMPVASRLRLSRTWGLQWAHWVLDITHDFGIPVVVAVGRHRQTGEWAIGFGCSPDRMLACERALTEMSQLIAAGKTFPVPSAAGLEGPPAFLMPMEEGGTVPLRAAPDPDAPRDIAGEIARCVGIAAGLGLETIVLDHSRPDIPLRTVKVVVPGLCHIWPELGNPRLYAVPVAMGWRRVPAQEADLNPQALYV from the coding sequence ATGCGTGACGCCGCCGCACCCGACCTGTTCGGCGATGTCTTCCAGTGGCACGAAAAATACCTGCCGCCGACGGTGTTGCGCGACCGCCTGCTGCTGCTGAGCGAGAACGAACTGCTGGTGCTCGGCTCGCCCGGCGTGATGGCGCTCGAGCGCGTGCTGCGCGAAGGCGTGAGCCTGGCGACCTACTGCAGGGATGCGAGCGCCGGCGCGCTGCTCGCCGAGATGCTGCACGCACTCGGCGCCCTGCTGCGGCAGGGCCTGGTGCGGCCGGTGATGCTGCGCGGCGGCGAAGCCTATCTGCTGCCCGATTTCTCCGCATCGCATGCGCCCATGGCGGTCTCGGCGCATGTCGATGCCATCTCGCTGACGGACGCGGTCGGCCGCGGCGCGGCGCTGCGCTGGGGCCAGGCGCTGGCCGAAGAGTTCGACGAGGCAGGCGACAAAGTGGGCGATGAAGCTGGCCTCACGATCGTGTTCTGCGACGACTACCTCGACCCCCGGCTGGGCGCGATCGATGCCCGGCAGCGGTCGAAGGGCAGGCCGTGGCTGCTCGTGAAGCCGGCGGGCGAGCAGGCGATGGTCGGTCCGCTGTTCACGCCGCGACCGGTCGACGCCGAGGGTGACGCAGGCCATGCGCATGAAGCCCCGGCCTGCTGGCATTGCCTTTCGCACCGCTGGCTGCGCAACCGCCCGGCGCGTGCCTGGTGGCGGGCGCGGCATGGCGACCTGGGCAGCGGGCCGCCGGTGCGCGCGGGCGCCAGCCTGGTGGTCGAACGGCTGGACGGGTTGCTCGCCAAGGCGCGGCAGATGGTCGCGCAGCGCGGCGATGCGCAGGCGGTGTGGACGCTCGATCCGCTGGAAAGAAACCCCGTGGTCGCGCGCCCCCAATGTCCGCAGTGCGGAACGCCGGGGCTCATGGCGCTGGTGCAGCACGGGCGCATCGCGCCGGTGCCGGGCGGGCCCGTTGCCAGCGCCGACGGCGGCTGGCGCACCGCGCCGGCCTCGGCCACGGTCGAACGCCTGTCGCGCCACGTCGGCCCGCTGTGCGGCGTGATCGCGCGGGTGAAGCCGCTGAACGCCGAGTCCGAGGACATGCTGACGGTCTACCGCAGCGAGATTTTCAAGACGCCGCCGCCTTTCGGCGACCCCGCGCCGGGGGCCTGGACGCAGGTCTGCCTGGGCAAGGGCATGTCGGCGGCGCAGTCCCGCGCGAGCGCGATGTGCGAGGCGGTCGAGCGCTACTCGGCGTTCTACCAAGGCGACGAAGCCACCGTCATCGCCCCCGCCGCGGACCTGGACGCGCCCTGCATTGCGCCGACCGCGCTGGCGCGCTTCAGCGAGCACCAGAAGTCGCAGTTCGACACCGAGAAGCCGCCGCACGCCGTGGTGTCGACCGACGCCCAGCCGCAGGAGCCCACCTGGTGGGCGCCCGCATGGTCGCTGACAGCCGATGCGCGCCGCTACCTGCCGCTGGCCTTCTGCCACGCCCATGCACCGGCCGAGAGCCAGTACCACGTCACCTGGACGTCGAACGGCTGCGCGGCGGGGAATACCGTCGAGGAAGCCATCCTGCAGGGCTTCCTGGAGCTGGTCGAGCGCGATGCCGCCGCCATCTGGTGGTACGGCCAGGTCCGCCGGCCCGCCATCGACCTGGACGGCATGCCCGTCGCAAGCCGCCTGCGCCTGTCGCGCACATGGGGCCTGCAGTGGGCGCACTGGGTGCTCGACATCACGCACGACTTCGGCATTCCGGTGGTCGTGGCCGTAGGCCGGCACCGGCAGACGGGCGAATGGGCCATCGGCTTCGGCTGCAGCCCCGACCGCATGCTGGCCTGCGAGCGCGCGCTCACCGAAATGAGCCAGCTGATCGCGGCCGGCAAGACCTTCCCGGTGCCGAGCGCCGCCGGCCTGGAGGGGCCGCCGGCCTTCCTCATGCCGATGGAAGAGGGCGGCACCGTGCCGTTGCGTGCGGCGCCCGACCCCGACGCGCCGCGCGACATCGCCGGGGAAATCGCGCGCTGCGTCGGCATCGCCGCCGGCCTCGGCCTGGAGACGATCGTGCTCGACCACTCGCGTCCCGACATCCCGCTGCGCACGGTGAAGGTGGTGGTGCCGGGCCTGTGCCACATCTGGCCGGAGCTGGGCAACCCGCGCCTGTACGCCGTGCCCGTGGCGATGGGGTGGCGCCGCGTTCCCGCGCAGGAGGCCGATCTCAACCCCCAAGCGCTGTACGTCTGA
- a CDS encoding class I SAM-dependent methyltransferase: MPAFPDLEARRIAAALPFDLSTYAVDTAFVRGVVVRALLFDRFAAEFLAAHPTGLCIALGAGLCTRRSRLATGAATAGARWLNVDLPDAISLREQHMPRAEEENNLACSLLDAAWLDAAGLPGERPVLVMLEGVCPYLPQEPLEAVLRQLAERFARGGPPCFVVLDHVHPALARLPMQVGGMQLPVVSGFEDAGRLARIHPSIRVISEEHPYAQFSQQHQLFEAAFHATTGARPYAVVRLTLGSPDDA, from the coding sequence GTGCCGGCGTTCCCGGACCTGGAGGCGCGCCGCATTGCCGCGGCGCTGCCCTTCGACCTGTCGACCTATGCGGTGGACACCGCCTTCGTGCGCGGCGTGGTGGTGCGCGCGCTTCTGTTCGACCGGTTCGCGGCGGAGTTTCTCGCCGCGCATCCAACGGGCCTGTGCATCGCGCTGGGCGCCGGCCTGTGCACGCGCCGCAGCCGGCTGGCCACGGGCGCGGCAACGGCCGGCGCGCGCTGGCTCAACGTCGACCTGCCCGACGCCATTTCCCTGCGCGAGCAACACATGCCTCGCGCCGAAGAAGAAAACAACCTGGCCTGCTCGCTCCTCGATGCCGCGTGGCTCGACGCCGCAGGCCTGCCGGGCGAACGCCCCGTGCTGGTGATGCTCGAGGGCGTGTGCCCCTATCTGCCGCAGGAGCCGCTGGAGGCGGTGCTGCGTCAGCTGGCCGAGCGGTTCGCGCGCGGCGGGCCGCCTTGCTTCGTCGTGCTCGACCATGTGCATCCGGCGCTCGCGCGGCTGCCCATGCAGGTGGGCGGCATGCAGTTGCCGGTCGTCTCCGGCTTCGAGGACGCCGGGCGTCTGGCGCGCATTCATCCGTCGATACGAGTGATATCCGAGGAACATCCTTATGCGCAGTTCTCGCAGCAGCACCAGCTGTTCGAGGCTGCATTCCACGCCACCACGGGCGCGCGGCCCTATGCCGTCGTCCGCCTCACATTGGGCTCGCCAGACGATGCGTGA
- a CDS encoding BMA_0021/BMA_0022 family TOMM bacteriocin, with the protein MTLQRQNADPLLEFRLAYLRGVARSWQDDAYRVELLEQRDIQPLLHRDFGLPTLWPQLDISLYQSADPRKRAEWKPMLTAGWIGPDDAFVIVLPQAPASNASEALAAYYQQFPNFMGSSAQFEASEVPPGLLGGGLPTGLGIPGGGPDSLLAFGGVVLRAIALAWQSPEFHAELTRDDGADKANVLSQWLGYNNPFNFEIRFATNSAFTWNSATSQWNQTNPDGSAIKNSIQLNYPSAPEEKDMWAIALTSYNNTGSAYPFTC; encoded by the coding sequence ATGACCCTCCAGCGCCAGAACGCCGACCCGTTGCTCGAATTCCGTCTCGCCTACCTGCGCGGCGTCGCCCGCTCGTGGCAGGACGACGCCTACCGCGTCGAACTGCTCGAGCAGCGCGACATCCAGCCGCTGCTGCACCGCGATTTCGGCCTGCCGACGCTGTGGCCGCAGCTCGACATCTCGCTCTACCAGAGCGCCGACCCGCGCAAGCGCGCCGAATGGAAGCCGATGCTCACCGCCGGCTGGATCGGCCCGGACGACGCCTTCGTCATCGTGCTGCCGCAGGCACCGGCGTCCAACGCCTCCGAGGCGCTGGCTGCCTACTACCAGCAGTTCCCCAACTTCATGGGCTCGTCCGCCCAGTTCGAAGCCTCCGAAGTGCCGCCCGGCCTGCTGGGCGGCGGGCTGCCCACCGGCCTGGGCATTCCCGGCGGTGGTCCCGATTCGCTGCTGGCCTTCGGCGGCGTGGTGCTGCGCGCCATCGCGCTTGCATGGCAGTCGCCTGAATTCCACGCGGAACTGACCCGCGACGACGGCGCCGACAAGGCCAATGTGCTGAGCCAATGGCTGGGCTACAACAACCCGTTCAATTTCGAGATCCGCTTCGCGACCAACTCGGCGTTCACCTGGAACTCGGCGACCAGCCAGTGGAACCAGACGAACCCGGACGGCTCGGCCATCAAGAACAGCATCCAGCTGAACTACCCGAGCGCGCCGGAAGAGAAGGACATGTGGGCGATCGCGCTGACTTCGTACAACAACACGGGCAGCGCCTATCCCTTCACCTGCTGA